TAAGCTCCTTTTTCTTGATAGACATGCTTTTAAAGATGAGAAAATATGAAATTCAACCAAGTGTGTTCAAGACGCATTCTGATATTCTGCTGGTTTTGTGTCTTAGAAATCTGGTGCATCTTTGATCCAGATTATTGTGAAGCAGTACCGGAgaggtgttttgttgttgtggaCCAAGATAAGCAATGTCTTGCTTCAGTGTCATGTCAAAGAGTTTAATTCATGGTCAGAGGATCAAAGTAGAAGCAGATGTGATAGTTTCAGATGCTGTCACCCTTTGCTGAGATAACTCCCAGAGTTCACCTCAACCAATCAGTTCCGTTGTGTGCACTGTGTTTACTTGAGTGCAAAGTCAGTCTTACGGAGGCGTGCAGCCTTTAGGGGACACACTAACTCAGTTGCCTGACTTGGTACTGAAGCAGGAGAGCAGTGCTCAGCCATCTCTGTTGCAAGGTTGTCTCTAGAGATAACTCCTTCCTGAGCTGCAACAGTTTTTCCTACAGTGGTTGTCTTGACAACAGCCAGATATATTGAACATCAAGTGCACTGGATACTGTTGTCTGTGCTGCTTACAGCTACGCCCGTTGATATCAATACTGATGGTAACAGATGGGTATGCTAAGATCTTGTAATGTAGGTAAATCCTTGAGACTAATTTCAGAATACTTCAGTTGAATTTATTCAATAAAAATAGATCACTGAAGAAGGGAACTTGAAAATTTTAGTCATACAAGTCTGGGTTTAAGTTTTCTGTCCCCTAACTTTTATGTAGGTTATTGAAGTCAGGCTAGAAAGTGGACATGTCTGTTTATAATTAACTGTGGATCTTTAATAGGTTACTTTATATTTTGATTATCTGACATTTCATAGCATAGTTacaattgttttctttctggtaCTGCACAGAACTAAGTTTTAAATAGAGAAGTTGAAAATTTGAGACTTGGTTGCTGCAAGATCAATGTATCTACTTAAAGATACTCAGCGAATTTAAGATATTTAAATAGAAGCTTtgatgtttatatttaaaaattactgtacGAAGCCAAAAGGAGGTAGTAGCTGTTGAAGCAGTATTTTTGTGGCTTTTGTAGAgcaaaaagaaatttgagagagagtgcagagaggcagagaaggcACAGCAAAGCTATGAAAGACTGGACAACGATACTAATGCAACAAAGGCTGATGTTGAGAAGGTAAGAGCAATGCTATTTCTTTCTTTACTCTCTCTTTATTACGAAAAACATGTTACTTGCATGTTTATCATCAGTACTGGAACAACATTCTTTGTATAAAACTGGATGAAATATGCTTGCTTATTATGTGCAAAATCAAAATTACAGTAGAATGTGTGCTTCGTTAGTCTCAAGATCATGCTGTTGAGATGATGACTGTCTTCCTTAAACAGGTAGCCTTCCTGGTATTTGGTATCATGTGATATATATGTTCAGTCACTTCTGTGTTTTTTAGGACATGCTTTTAAGTGATATGGCTAAGGGAGCTAAAATAATCATTGCTCTCTGTATATAACAGATTAGGTCTGTAGACTGTCGGTATATATGAAGTCTcagattctttttatttcagttataaGGATGTCAGTTTTGATTATTTGTGATTAGTGTTTTTACATAGtttgtaaaataaattaaaatagtgCTGTGTGTCATTGAAAAGTACAAGACCTGTTTAAACTGATAATACTTTCCTACTAGGCTAAGCAACAGTTAAACCTGCGCACACATATGgctgatgaaaataaaaatgaatatgctGCACAACTACAGAATTTTAATGGGGAACAGCACAAACACTACTACATTGTCATTCCTCAGATTTATAAGGTAAAATAATTAACAGAGAAAGTATGCCTGATTTTTTAAGGGAGaagtaagattttaaaattaaaacatttttttttattttagtggaTAATTTTATCAATAAATTAGCATAATCTTGATAGAACCTGTTTTTTATCATGAGAGTTGCTTACAGTAATTATGCTTAGACTTGCAATGAAAATATTCTGTTGTCTATGAAGATTCTATATTTTATAGAGTGTTTAAATATTGCTGAAGAGGTGTGGCAAAATAAATTGAGACAACTAGGTGAGAGCGAACATTTAAAACCATCATTCTAATAAGGTTTGATCACTAGTCCTTctgatatttgtgtgtgtgtgaatgcttTGACTCTGGCAGAGATGAAGGAAAGTGTATAGCTGATGGTGACTGGTTTAATGTATCTCATCGACAGGTACAAAATGGGTGGAATGGAGGCAGAACTACTTTCCCCCTACCCCCCCATTGGTCTTTGCTTCATCAATATTACCAGCAATCCACATAACTCTctcaaataataaaataagttAAACATCAAATTAGATCAATACTTTGCATCTAAAAAGAGGATTTCTTAAGGTGCTTCATGTAActgttttgatcttttttttttttgttttttaagattcTTTCAAAACCAGAGAGACTTTGCAAAACTAGTTAAAGTAGTTGGGGGGTGTCAGGTGAGGGAGAGTTCAGAAGTGTATTGGTACCAACGTTTAGCCATTTGGGAGAATACTGTGAGGACAGAAACTGATTGAGACACATGGAGTGAGAAAAGGGAAAGTTAAAAATGCTCACTTTATTTGAAGGTGTATCATCTTAAGAATGCTTGCATTTTCCAGGAGCACAAGGGagttaatatttttgaaaaatacttgttAGAAGGTCTAGGATTCACAGGAGAAAATTGCTTTGGCTTATTAAAGAATGTTCTAATATTTTAACTGTTAAGCAGCACTACAGTAGATCTGACATAATCATACTGATAGAGGAATTGCAGTCAACTCCCGGGAGAAACAGTTTGATCACCTTTGTTTGTAGCATGGACTGGAGTTTTGGTTTATTGCCTTTATTTCTCTAGGGTTAAAATCCATTATCATTGTGAGATATGACTTACGTTTTTTGAAGTCTCCTGGAGGAGCAGAAAGGCCTAGTCCTACTTTCTCTTGGGaccacatttttattatttccttgcaAGTACGTGGTAACGTGCTATGGGAGACCCTTGGGAGAGGGATTTAGCATCACTAGgttgttgctttgttttggaGAGATGAAATTGGATGCTGTTTGAGACATCTGCCTTTGTTAGAGCAGATACAGGAAAGGTCCAACTTTTTATCCCATTTTTGATAACTTGTTGATGTATGTattactgctttttgttttcttttgggtttttttcaacctTCAATTAGGTGAAAGGTCCAGGGCTATTATCTTAATAGCATTTCGCTttaatttgttctttttgttgTGTTCCAGTAGACTTCTATTACAAATCTTATGTAATggtattctttattttcttgcacACTTCTAAAGGAAATGGTTTGTATTTCAGAGAGCATGTCAAAATAGCATATAATTTTGATATTTCTGATTTCCTCATTTTGGTATTTATTGGAAAGTATAAATATAAAAGCAAGATAGAGATATTTATCAGCAGAGAGAAATTATTTGCAACTAGGAGAGAGTGAAGACATCTAGAAATTAGTAGAATTTCTATACTGTAGCTTTCATTTTTGCATAAAAAAcctcattttaaattaaataagtgGCTGTGGACACTGTAcacatgctttaaaaaagaataaggaaaaagaagTCCAGTCCTTTACAtcagttttaaaaatcaaagaCTATCAACTCTTCGTGGTTACTGTTCTGGACATCTTAAGTCTGTCTCTGAAATGACTTGATTTTTAAACTTAAATTCTGTGTTgttaagcaaataaaaatactggGGATGCACAGAAATTCTGTACTATTGTGGTGACCACAACAACTGCATATATcagaatcagggaaaaaaaaatctgcaaataaaagctttattttgTCTTACTTTGTGCTTGCAGCAACTTCAAGAAATGGATGAAAGGAGGACTATCAAACTTAGTGAATGTTACAAAGGCTTTGCTGACTCTGAGCGCAAGGTTATTCCGATTATCTCTAAATGTTTAGAAGGGATGATTCTTGCAGCAAAATCAGTTGATGAACATAGAGTAAGTAGAATTGAGCAACTTTTTAAATGTGCATGAGCAATTTAACCAATATAGAAGCTGTGGAGAGGGGAAAGATGGACTTACCCTGTACGTTTACCTTTCTGTTGTGAAATATTTGTCTGCTTGAAAAGTGTTGTGACTTCAGTTTCAGCCTAAATGGTCACTTCCACTTTCAGTGTCTGTTCTCTTCCTGTTTCATTGCTTTCTTGCAATCTGAAAAGCTTTGACGCTTTCTCACTGTATGTGATTTTGGACATGTTATTTTGGTTATCCTGAAACATCCTGAAATACCAACACGGCTGGTATTTTCTCCAGTATGTAGCGTGAAATCATACACAGGGTGTTCAGCTAACAAAGAATCATTCTACGTCCTGTTTGGTTGCAGCTGTTGGCGCTTCTTTCTTACTCCTTCTAATTATGGGTTCTTCTCTATTATATCTTACTACATCTAGTTTCTTAGTGTAATCTTCATTTCAGTGCTAATGCTTTGATTTGCACTCATGGTAACACTGCTGAGAAAAAAGAACATACGTTATTGTAACTTGATCTATccaaaaatatgcattttgaGCTCTCATCTTTCACACTTTTCCATCTGTGCACCTCTGCCATTAAAGGGAAAATTTCTGTCTCCATTTATTTCTCTCTCCGGTTCTTgatgtttgctttgtttgcttgttttgctttttaaactccTTAATGTACTATGTTTAGGACTCTCAACTAGTGATAGACTGCTTCAAATCCGGTTTTGAACCTCCTGGAGATTTTCCATTTGAAGATTACAGTCAGAATATTTACAGAACTATCTCTGATGGAACCATCAGTACACCAAAGCAGGAAGGAATGAGAATTGATTCAAAAACTACAGTGGGCAAGGCTAAAGGAAAGCTGTGGCTATTTGGAAAGAAACCAAAGGTAACAATTAAGAAACTACtattcagaaaattaaaatgtgaagaTCTAGATTGCATGGAAGcagcaatttatttattttaaaataaccttcCCCTTGCCTGCCACTGACTTTTAAAATATGCGTAAGGAGATCTGAAGGTTTGAGTGGGGTTGGATACTTATCATACTACAAATCAAGCTCTCACTGGGCGAGGTTTTCCAATTTTTGTTCTAGTGATTTGTGTCTGGGAGTGGTTTTAATAGTTATTTGATAAAAGTGGTTTTCCATTTCTGTCATGTTTCTAAGTTTCCATAAAGACTTTCTACAGTCGCGTAGAAAAGCTGTTAATTGTGAATGTAAAAATAGGGGAGGGGGAGTATGCTATGGAATCGGGCAGACTTCAGATCTCTCATTTATACTACAAAAAGCAACCCCCTTCTAAATGTCACATTTTGTAGATGTTTGTATATAGGAGTCTTACATAGATTTTTATTATACTTGCTGCTAGTTTGGAAAACTACTGAGCTTtgtctgaaaatattaaaatttatagTACCTTATTGATAAAACATATGAAGCTCCATACAGGTAAATGTCCCAGAAGAAACATGAAATAGGTAAAAATACTCCTGTActcaaaaagcagagaaattactCCTTTCTTCTATTATTATATGAGTTTCAATTAACACTTTCTGTGCAAGATGCCTTTGTGGATCAACAGAAAAGATTGTTAATACATGCATTAGCTATACAAATGAATAGTGAAGCATATACATAGTTAAATTTTGTGCTAGGTCTTTAAGTATTGGAGCATATCAGTCATTTTAATGATTCCCACAAATTTCTATGAGATTATTTTAATGCTCCAAGTCAGTTTCTGCCATTTATTATACAAAACTATTCCCAGAGCTTGTTAGGGGTAGGATTTATTTTCCACTTGATAGTATTCCAAGAAAGCAGATCTTTACAGAAAGAAAGGCTATAGCTGATCCTTTATTCCCTCCTCAGTATATTATGTAACTACAGCTGTGTTAAATCAAAACTGATTGTTTGCTATTGATGCAGTACAATTAATGATTGATAATAGTTTAAATGCATTAATGTATTAGCATATTTATTGCATTTGCTGCAGAGGTGGGTGAGATTCAGCCTGTTCTGCAATAGGATCATGATTACTAGGTTGACAACAAGACATCTTTCCGAGAATTTTGGAGAGGAAAGCTATGAAAATCTGCATTGGTTTTCAGTCTGGACCTTGGCACTTACTGTAGTTACAAGAAATTCCTTAGGACAATGACAGCTGAAGCTAGCTGACAGGGCTTTCCCTACCCTTTTCTTCGCCCCAGTTTGTTCACTTTGTTTGTAGCATTCAGAGAGTCAGCCTTACTGTTTCCTGTATGGAATCACAGGTATACGTATGTGTGTACATACTACATGCATCTCGTAAGGACCTGGAGGAAACGGGAAATTATGTccctttttttcacctgtttttggggaggatggaggagtgctctacaaaacagcagctgggagcaaAATACTTACCAGGAGATTCCGAATACTATTTACAGGTTTTAAAAGATACTCTTAAATTACTAATACAAAAATAGGCTGATTTCTTGTAGCTGGAGTATTCATGGTAGCCTTGGGGCCTTCATTTAGCTGAAACTATATCTGGTCTTGACTTCCAGATATATATTTACCTCTTTTTGATGTTGTCAAAGACACAAAAGCCTTTTGGAAAGGGAATGAGTTGTGCAGCAGAGgaaacagtacagaaaaataaaaccgggaaaaagcagcagaggtacgagacacaaaaaaaaaaatcagagaagcaatttgaaaaaagaggaggcagaaagtaGAGAAAGTTCTTGTGGTGATAGTGTGTCAGTCCAGCTTGACTACAGAGATTGATTATACATTTTGTTTTAGTCGTTCTCCGTAGATGCACTTAGTATTTCTATCTTAGCTTACTTGGTAGAGTACGTCAAAACGTAGGAAGAAGCAGTGAGCAGGAATGCACAAGGTTTCAGAATGGCTGTAACTAAAGTTGTGAAAAGTAGAACTTACTAAGAACAGAGAGAGGCAGCTTCAGGATCTTGGTAGGATCTTGTGGAAGTGTTGAGTCTGAAGCTTTTTTGAATATTCCTTCATTCTCTGCACCAACCTGTAACTCTAAATTGTGGCAGAAATCTTTTAAAACCAATACAGTTCTAGTGTGTCAGGAACGTTACAAGCTGTTTCTGTGTTGGatggaaattttatttttgtaagacagaattttcattttaaaatcactttgaaCATTTGGcttatttattgctttctttaTTTCCACATTAGCCACAATCCCCACCCCTAACCCCTGCTAGTTTATACACATCCAGTACTCCTAATGGGTCCCAGTATCCCATATTCTCCATTGAACCAGTGCATTATTGCATGAGTGACATAAAAACAGGGAAGCCCAGAATTCCTTCTTTCAGAAGCCTCAAAAGAGGGGTAAGTTTGATAAGTTGAAATGCATGATGGGCTATGAACAGTGTGTTTGTGATGTGGCTTTTCTGATGCTCTTCACCCTCATTATAAGGCTTACTTTGTTAAAAGGACACTTCAGCTATAAGGTCACTGTCAGGATACTTTGTTTCATATTCTGCAGAAGTTACCAACAGGTTAAAGATAAATAGAAATACAAATACTCTTTATTGCATTCCAAATACTTGTGCTTGAAAGAAAGGTGTTATAAAGAGGGTGCTCAGCATGTGTTTGAAACCTTTCTTCATTGTTGTTCACATTCACAAATGTTTTCCTACCATCATGTAACATATTTTTGCAGTAATTTATCATTGGGTATGTAGTCATCACAGAAAACATCTGACAGATCAGATGTCTCATTTACTGACTTTTAATTGAAATAATAGTAGTTGATTACGAGACGCTGAACTAAGAAGAgagaaatttcatttcttttgtacATCAAATGCTATATAGCACATGGTGCTTGCAGATTTTGAAATACTGGTTTTTGAAACATTGccattttaatgcatttactgatTAATAAACTGTTCTTGTTTGTCCAGGGTTCTTTGGggtaaaattactgaaaaattacTACTAAATGCCACCTTCTGAGATTTATCAGTCCATTTACTAATTTACAGTGGCATACTcagcaaacagaatttttttgGTAGACAATAAAAGGGAAATGTTAAGTGGTTTCCTAGCAACATTTATAGTACTAGTGATAAATAAACTGGCACTTTTCTGTTCTGTCAGTGAAACATAGGCCGCCCAGTTTATGTACGTTTTATGATATTTATTGATCCAAATAATGAGATAATTGGATGCATTTGAGTATATATAATTCATGATTCTTTGATACTTGAAAACAGTATTGACTTGCTGTCTCATGTGTATCAAGAATGGCCGACTACTGATGACGTAATGTGGAGATCAAAGTACAACGATGTTATATTGCAGTAAAGTGAATGATTTAGAGACTCCCTTGCTGTTATTCTGCAATATAATGAGTTATACTTAAAaactatttgctttatttttaagtcATGTTGTGGCATCTTATTTCAGGCCCACAGATACATTGGAAATAATCTTTCTGCCATTACCATTCTTTAGAAGACTCTTGTGATCCTCTAAGTATTTATGGAGGACAGTTCCTCTTTTCCCCTTCTGAGTCACTTATAATTTGTTCTGATCTCTGGAACCTCTTACTGAAGCAAAAGATCATCTCCTAACAACTACAGAATGCTAATGGAAAATAATGGAAGTAATGCTTGTAATTCATTGTTCATGTTGTAAAAGCGAATGAATTGAATATAGAATAGTATTCTATAAAATTATCAAGGATCACTAGTATCCTACAAATCTGGAGAACTTCAATATCCCACAACATCAAATAGTTAATCTCTGTAAATCTTCAGGATGAGCATTTagtttttatgtattttgaaaTTCCTTGCAAGCATTTTAACAGACATCACGTTACCACATATTGAGTGCCTTTTCAACTTAAACGTATACTGTAATTTGAAtaggttttttttgtaatctcaTTGATCAGTCTTACCTTTGTAATATATCTTGATTCAGTGCTAGTGCGTGATGCTGTTTTCCAGAGTTTTGTGCCTGGGAAGCGATGTCCAAGTGTTGTTGACATGCAGAACTACCAAATGGTATTCAGTTCACTTCTGCTTCTACTGAGATTTATCCATGAGTTGGCATGTATCAGACAGTAAGCACATGGACTGCTTGGTTCAGCGTGCCCTGTACAAGAGGTCACTCAAGGCACTGGAGAGCGCAAAACCAGACTGCCCTCGCTCTGTGCTTCATGCATTAGATTTTCCTGTCATGCTGTATAGCGAAAGCAGCCAGCAGTAGCTGTAGAATAGGTTACTGAGAAACGTCTTTAAGCGTAAGCAAGTGTAACTTGCTTTATTAGTACTGCTATGATGTACTGCTTATTACCCTTTGAAATCTTAACATTGCCAGATAGTGCTTATGAGAGGTTTTGCTCAATGCCACCTGATATATAAATAGATGCATCGTCAACAGTGATACGTAAGCCTTACTTGTATTCTCTTGGAAGACTTTCTAAAAGGAACAAAAGGTTTATTCTATAGCTATTTTACATCTTCGAACTTTATTGATGTTTCTACCAAAGTATCATTTGTGAAGATGCTTTACTTTCCTCATTGCTAGAAATtctaattttgtgtgtgtgcccCAGTCAAGAGCCTTAACAATTGCTGCGGGTCATAAATGATGTCAGAGATACGCATCTGCTCACTTGCTTGGTGTTTCTCTGGAAAGGGGTTATCCAAAGTCACTGAAAGCATGGTAGATGTTCAAAATGCTGTGAATGTTAATCCCAAGATATGACACCTGGTATCCCATGTTTTATTTGCTTCCTCTAAGGATAAAGTCTTTAAATGTCTTTATCTGGACCACAACATTTTCAGAAAGTAAAATTACTAATTCTAGACTTGAAAAAGGTCCTTGTTTATTGTAGTTCTACTGTGATAACAAAGTTAAATACATTGTAAAAATTATGTTTGTAAAAGTGATGGTAGTGGATTGTTGGCTATAATTAACAAGTTATTTGCATATGGCTGACCAGTCCTTCATCATCATCAAATTCTGCTATTTTGTGCAATGTTGGCTGTGTGTTTGTTTCTTCTCCTACAGTAGTTGTTTAGCATAttattcaaaatattaaaattcagAAGTAGTTTAATGAAGCTGTGTATTAGATTTTCATAAGTTAGACCACCCATTATCACCTAGTAATTTTTTAATCAGTAATTCTTAAAGCAGGAGTGCATTTCTGattattgtgttttgtttttcttgtgctcaaagtaaaatgtattttttagaaaTCAAAGTTTTAATTCTTAAGTAGTattttaaagatacattttttgGCATTAATCATTTTCGTAACTGGTCGTTGCATGTGAATAATTTCccgtttctttctgttttcaaatgaaCTGTGCAGTGGTCGGTGAAGATGGTAAGCCCGTGTGCTGATCTGTCTGCTGTACTTCTGCTAAGATAGCATGAAAGTAACCTTTTGAAAGTGTTTCCATATCATAACTGCTTTAAGTGAGGTGCTGAAATACATCTTCAGATTTTCCACTCATATACACAGTCTTCTTAATCATCCATGCTTAATGTAAGATAATTAGACTTGTGATCTGGCTGCAACTAGATCTGTGATTTTGGAATTTTAGGATTCACCAGTATTCACGAGTTGGTCACGATGGAAATATTTGGTGGTTGCTCTTTGTCAGGAAAATTGTTAAAGCAGCATAAAATAGGTATACGAAAAGATTACAGAACTTGTGTAAAGGAGAAATACTGAATACTGCAAAATTCACTCCTATGCACTCATATTTCCTTCTTAACACTGTTGCTGTCGCCCTGAGGGGAAGAGTTTTCACAGCAAACTCACAAGACACGTAAAAATCTCTCCCCATGCTTTTCACACCCAAGTCCTTCCATCCTGTTCATAATCTTGGCACAAGTTAGCAATCAAACCTTTGCAGGTTTGGGCTCATAACAATACGAGGTCTGAAGTTTGTGGGTagggtatttttttatttatttttttaataaaataaaagtttggaaagtaggaggttttttcccctccctgaaacattattttttttataatgaaaaagGTGACTTGGGAGTATTTGAGCAAGTTTTGATTCTGATTAACAAATTTAAGACAAAATTTTGATGttacaaaggcttttttttgtcctctgaacTAGTTCTATTTGAGGTAAAATGCATCAGAACTTCCTAAGTTTTAATACATTTTCTAGCAAGACTGCTGAATTTCTGGAAGAAAGCTATAATACTACTTTGGAATGAAGATCCAAAATACCGTATTTGTCTGTTGATAGCATCCAAATCGCCACAGAACACACACTCCAGAGAAAGAATCGATTATATtcgtattattattattatatacacatcttagatttttttgttctgtctgAAATTACTCTGTAGTAATTCTGTCCTTTCCAAATCTGCTTTAAGTGCAGTGGATGCAATAGGAGGTACGTGGCTCAGCatatcagaaaaataattacatctaCAGATCTTGACTTACATCTGTGAGCCAGCTGTTACTGAAGGCAGAAAGAACCTTGAATGAATGAATGGCTGCGATCTGGCAGAAAGAACATGTGTTTATTCTGTTGCGGTCTTTTATAGAGCTGTGTGTCACGTAGAGTTTTCAAGAAGTCCATCCTGCTTCTTCCAGTGAACACTGTCCGTGTGTGGGTATGTCGGCTCAGCTGTCCAGATACCTGTCTCTGTCACTTGTTCAGTAGTATTTCTACTTGCAGGGCCCTGCACTGGAAGACTTCAGCCATCTCCCTCCAGAACAAAGACGCAAGAAACTGCAACAGAGAATCGATGAACTTAACAGAGAACTACAGAAGGAAACAGACCAAAAGTGAGTgcatttttttgagttttgtcagggTTCTCTCTCTACTTCTTTTCAAAGTCCTCTACCAAAGCCAACAGTGCTTAGAAGCTAGGAAAGAACGTACTAGTCCAGGCTATTACAAAGCATTTTTTACTCCATGGTTTATTGTGTGTAGGTTCTGTTAGCattgcttccttctgcttttctccaaTACATATTTTGATCCTAACGTTGCGTAGGAAACATTGGCTCTAAaagcatgcattaaaaaaaaaatatcatagaatgggaagggttggaagggaccttaaagatcatctggttccaaacccccttgccataagcagggacatcttccactagaccacgttgctcagagctccacccaacctggccctgaacactgccagggacggggcatccacagcttctctaggcaacctgttccagtgtttcaccaccctcatggtgaagaatttcttcctaatatctaatctgaatctgccctctttcagtttagagccgttcccccttgtcctatcactacacacccttgtgaaaagtccctctccatccttgctgtaggtccccttcaggtactggatggctgctctgaggtcaccccggagccttctcttctccaggctgaacagccccaactccctcagcttgtcctcgtaggagaggtactccagccctctgatcatctttgtggccctcctctggacctgttccaacacatccatgtcctccttatgttgagggctccagagctggatgcagggctccaggtggggtctcaatgagagtggagtaaaggggcagaaatcccctccctcgacctgctggccatgcttctcttgatgcagcccaggatacggttggctttctgggctgcaagcgcacaatggtggctcatgttgagcttctcatccaccagttcccccaagtccttctcctcagggctgctctcaagccactcttcTCCCAGCCGGTGTAGGTCTGATTTTCTTAGGAACATTATTAATATTTAGGAAATTGTGTCCAACAAGCAACATGGGAAACAGTATTGAGACTGGATAGAGAAGGGTTGACGGTTGGGAGTCCTTGTGTGCTTGTGCACGACACAAGGAAGGCAGGCAAATTGCTAAGATGACAGAGTGGGAAAAAGATTTAGGCATGGTGTGGGGAGAAGCAGTTCCTCATGTCTCTGCTTAGGATCACGGGTCAGGATCTCATACACATCAACTTTGTTTTAGCTTTAATGAATCGGTACTGATGTATGTAACTTTTATAACTGTTGTcctgttttgtatatttttagaGATGCCCTCATCAAGATGAAGGATGTTTATGAAAAAAATCCCCAGATGGGTGATCCAGGCAGTTTACAACCAAAATTAACTGAGACTATGAGCAACATGGACCGTCTTCGGATGGAAATACACAAGAATGAGGTTAGACTCTAAAACAGTTCCTTGGAAAACATAAGAGTGGTAAAATTGTAGTTTGCCATTATGGGTTATAAGTACAGCACCTGGAAAAAGTACTTGATTTAAGATAGCGCTTCTGATCCAGTTTTTTGTGGGGTGCCATATTTTCAAGTA
This sequence is a window from Opisthocomus hoazin isolate bOpiHoa1 chromosome 6, bOpiHoa1.hap1, whole genome shotgun sequence. Protein-coding genes within it:
- the FNBP1L gene encoding formin-binding protein 1-like isoform X1, whose protein sequence is MSWGTELWDQFDNLDKHTQWGIDFLEKYAKFVKERIEIEQNYAKQLRNLVKKYCPKRSPKDEEPRFTSCIAFFNILNELNDYAGQREVVAEEMGHRVYGELMRYSHDLKTERKMHLQEGRKAQQYLDMCWKQMDNSKKKFERECREAEKAQQSYERLDNDTNATKADVEKAKQQLNLRTHMADENKNEYAAQLQNFNGEQHKHYYIVIPQIYKQLQEMDERRTIKLSECYKGFADSERKVIPIISKCLEGMILAAKSVDEHRDSQLVIDCFKSGFEPPGDFPFEDYSQNIYRTISDGTISTPKQEGMRIDSKTTVGKAKGKLWLFGKKPKPQSPPLTPASLYTSSTPNGSQYPIFSIEPVHYCMSDIKTGKPRIPSFRSLKRGWSVKMGPALEDFSHLPPEQRRKKLQQRIDELNRELQKETDQKDALIKMKDVYEKNPQMGDPGSLQPKLTETMSNMDRLRMEIHKNEAWLSEVEGKVAARSDRRHSSDINHLVTQGRESPEGSYTDDANQEVRGPPQQHAHPNEFDDEFEDDDPLPAIGHCKAIYPFDGHNEGTLAMKEGEILYIIEEDKGDGWTRARRHNGEEGYVPTSYIDVTLEKNSKGAVTYI
- the FNBP1L gene encoding formin-binding protein 1-like isoform X3; this translates as MSWGTELWDQFDNLDKHTQWGIDFLEKYAKFVKERIEIEQNYAKQLRNLVKKYCPKRSPKDEEPRFTSCIAFFNILNELNDYAGQREVVAEEMGHRVYGELMRYSHDLKTERKMHLQEGRKAQQYLDMCWKQMDNSKKKFERECREAEKAQQSYERLDNDTNATKADVEKAKQQLNLRTHMADENKNEYAAQLQNFNGEQHKHYYIVIPQIYKQLQEMDERRTIKLSECYKGFADSERKVIPIISKCLEGMILAAKSVDEHRDSQLVIDCFKSGFEPPGDFPFEDYSQNIYRTISDGTISTPKQEGMRIDSKTTVGKAKGKLWLFGKKPKPQSPPLTPASLYTSSTPNGSQYPIFSIEPVHYCMSDIKTGKPRIPSFRSLKRGWSVKMGPALEDFSHLPPEQRRKKLQQRIDELNRELQKETDQKDALIKMKDVYEKNPQMGDPGSLQPKLTETMSNMDRLRMEIHKNEAWLSEVEGKVAARSDRRHSSDINHLVTQGRESPEGSYTDDANQEVRGPPQQHAHPNEFDDEFEDDDPLPAIGHCKAIYPFDGHNEGTLAMKEGEILYIIEEDKGDGWTRARRHNGEEGYVPTSYIDVTLEKNSKGS
- the FNBP1L gene encoding formin-binding protein 1-like isoform X5, with protein sequence MSWGTELWDQFDNLDKHTQWGIDFLEKYAKFVKERIEIEQNYAKQLRNLVKKYCPKRSPKDEEPRFTSCIAFFNILNELNDYAGQREVVAEEMGHRVYGELMRYSHDLKTERKMHLQEGRKAQQYLDMCWKQMDNSKKKFERECREAEKAQQSYERLDNDTNATKADVEKAKQQLNLRTHMADENKNEYAAQLQNFNGEQHKHYYIVIPQIYKQLQEMDERRTIKLSECYKGFADSERKVIPIISKCLEGMILAAKSVDEHRDSQLVIDCFKSGFEPPGDFPFEDYSQNIYRTISDGTISTPKQEGMRIDSKTTVGKAKGKLWLFGKKPKGPALEDFSHLPPEQRRKKLQQRIDELNRELQKETDQKDALIKMKDVYEKNPQMGDPGSLQPKLTETMSNMDRLRMEIHKNEAWLSEVEGKVAARSDRRHSSDINHLVTQGRESPEGSYTDDANQEVRGPPQQHAHPNEFDDEFEDDDPLPAIGHCKAIYPFDGHNEGTLAMKEGEILYIIEEDKGDGWTRARRHNGEEGYVPTSYIDVTLEKNSKGAVTYI